From a single Pseudoalteromonas nigrifaciens genomic region:
- a CDS encoding CBS domain-containing protein, whose translation MSNFKELRIQDISHGVIANTFAVEQPLIDLTSPAIKMINNFTNKIPVRASFDTTIEQALKQLSVQPSNFILVTDEQHKLIGIVSSADLQSSKTMIIAQRIGLPRSEVNLHHLMTPLTNLLGVSMQSLSYACIGDALQTMEHRGAMFLLVTTANNEICGLISAREIAKTLQIPVHITPIANSFSEVLESVDHPH comes from the coding sequence CTCATGGCGTTATTGCTAACACGTTTGCTGTTGAACAACCGCTTATTGATTTAACCTCTCCTGCTATTAAAATGATTAATAACTTTACGAATAAAATACCAGTGCGTGCATCATTCGATACAACCATTGAGCAAGCGCTAAAACAACTTAGTGTGCAACCTTCAAACTTTATTTTAGTCACCGACGAGCAGCATAAGCTAATAGGCATTGTTTCGAGTGCAGACTTACAAAGCTCAAAAACAATGATAATAGCCCAGCGTATAGGCTTGCCGCGCAGCGAAGTTAACTTACACCACTTAATGACCCCGTTAACTAATTTACTCGGTGTAAGCATGCAAAGCTTAAGCTACGCATGTATTGGCGATGCACTACAAACAATGGAGCACCGTGGCGCTATGTTTTTATTAGTGACTACTGCTAATAATGAAATATGTGGCTTAATTTCAGCTCGCGAAATTGCCAAAACACTGCAAATACCTGTGCACATAACCCCTATTGCTAACTCATTTAGTGAAGTACTAGAGAGCGTAGATCACCCCCATTAA